In the Alligator mississippiensis isolate rAllMis1 chromosome 7, rAllMis1, whole genome shotgun sequence genome, one interval contains:
- the LOC132251915 gene encoding olfactory receptor 10A4-like, with translation MERNNQTVITEFVLLAVSGLPELQALLFLVFLMIYITALTGNLLIFTLTLADTALHTPMYFFLRNLSFLEISYTSVTLPKMLANLILEDKTISFTGCATQMYFLLFLGGTECFLLGVMAYDRYAAICHPLHYTCIMNNTRCTVMAAVSWLSGIFMSFVHISVIFILGFCGSHEINHFFCDIPPVLKLACGDTFLNEIVVFMSALIFITFPFVLILVSYLLIIIAIMNMPSAEGRQKAFSTCSSHLVVMTLFFGTGTVMYLCPNSAYAPDMDKLLSLFYTIITPMLNPIIYSLRNKEVKGALRRTLEKTVPSSYKNLYPSSDHGIFNIVADLEIQGYIAIKEKDKKDQK, from the exons ATGGAAAGAAACAATCAGACTGTTATCACAGAATTTGTTCTCCTGGCAGTGTCTGGCCTTCCAGAACTACAGGCCTTACTGTTCCTTGTATTCCTAATGATCTACATTACTGCACTGACAGGAAACCTTCTCATCTTTACCTTGACATTggcagacactgctctccacacaCCCATGTATTTTTTCCTCAGGAATTTGTCCTTCCTGGAGATCTCTTACACCTCGGTAACCCTCCCAAAGATGCTGGCCAACCTCATCTTGGAGGATAAAACCATCTCATTCACTGGCTGTGCCACACAGATGTATTTCCTTCTATTTCTTGGGGGCACAGAATGCTTCCTCTTGGGCGtcatggcatatgaccgctaCGCTGCGATATGCCATCCCTTACACTACACATGTATCATGAATAACACAAGGTGCACAGTAATGGCTGCTGTGTCATGGCTCAGTGGTATATTCATGTCCTTTGTCCACATCTCAGTCATTTTTATCTTGGGTTTTTGTGGCTCCCATGAAATCAATCATTTTTTCTGTGACATCCCCCCAGTCCTGAAGCTGGCCTGTGGAGACACTTTCTTGAATGAAATTGTGGTCTTTATGTCTGCCCTGATATTCATAACATTTCCCTTTGTCTTGATTCTGGTGTCATACCTTCTTATCATCATTGCTATCATGAACATGCCCTCAGCTGAGGGTAGGCAAAAggccttctccacctgctcctCACACTTGGTGGTGATGACATTGTTTTTTGGGACTGGCACTGTTATGTATCTGTGCCCTAATTCTGCATATGCCCCAGATATGGACAAACTGCTCTCTCTCTTCTACACAATCATAACCCCCATGTTAAATCCTATCAtatacagcctgaggaacaaggaagTGAAGGGGGCTTTGAGAAGG ACCCTTGAGAAGACTGTACCATCATCGTACAAGAATTTGTACCCATCTTCAGACCATGGGATATTTAATATTGTTGCTGATCTGGAGATTCAGGG CTACATTGCCATCAAAGAAAAGGACAAGAAGGATCAAAAGTGA